The Lonsdalea populi genome window below encodes:
- the cmoA gene encoding carboxy-S-adenosyl-L-methionine synthase CmoA produces MTNRDMLFSTPIANLGDWTFDERVAEVFPDMIQRSVPGYSNIISMIGMLAERFVQPNSHIYDLGCSLGAATLSMRRHIPVPGCRIIAVDNSTAMVERCRRHIDAFRADTPVDVREADVLDTPIENASLVVLNFTLQFVAPERRQTLLTRIYEGLRPGGALVLSEKFSFDDNTVGDLLFNMHHDFKRANGYSELEVSQKRSMLENVMLTDSVATHKARLAQAGFQHSDVWFQCFNFGSLLAIKGEAAQ; encoded by the coding sequence ATGACCAACCGCGATATGCTTTTTTCCACTCCCATCGCCAATCTGGGAGACTGGACGTTTGACGAACGCGTGGCCGAGGTCTTTCCCGACATGATCCAGCGCTCGGTGCCCGGCTACTCCAATATTATTTCCATGATCGGAATGCTGGCCGAGCGCTTTGTTCAGCCAAACTCGCATATTTACGATCTGGGCTGCTCCCTGGGCGCGGCAACGCTTTCCATGCGTCGCCACATCCCTGTGCCGGGCTGCCGCATTATCGCCGTAGACAACTCCACGGCGATGGTTGAACGCTGCCGCCGCCATATCGACGCCTTCCGCGCCGACACGCCCGTCGACGTGCGCGAGGCCGACGTACTCGATACGCCGATAGAAAATGCATCGCTGGTCGTGCTCAACTTCACCTTACAGTTTGTGGCACCAGAACGGCGACAAACGCTGCTGACGCGGATTTATGAAGGGCTGCGGCCTGGCGGAGCGCTGGTCTTGTCGGAAAAATTCAGCTTCGACGATAACACGGTCGGCGACCTGCTCTTCAACATGCATCATGATTTCAAACGTGCTAACGGCTATAGCGAGCTGGAAGTCAGTCAGAAACGCAGCATGTTGGAAAATGTCATGCTGACGGATAGCGTCGCCACGCACAAAGCGCGTCTGGCACAGGCCGGTTTCCAACACAGCGACGTCTGGTTCCAATGCTTCAACTTCGGCTCCCTGTTAGCTATCAAAGGGGAGGCCGCACAGTGA